The nucleotide sequence aaattttaggccttaaaaagtcttaaatctactgaaatgttgtgctgtaggtcttaatttttttgtctttaattattttttttcaagtttagCCATTCTGGCTATTAATCACCAACAATACCAATCTCAATAATAtgtttaacttttaattaaaaaataaatagcatgTAATTACTTTTCCTACAGTAATatttgcttaaaagttctccattatttactgctgaggatactgacctgacctacatttttattattattaaattattattatttgactgaagtaattgacagctatgCTTTGTTTTATTCTTAGTAAGGGATACAGGGTTTGcgtatttgtaaatgaataaaaatattcaaacaaaattcatattattgtattattaaatgtattactttGTAATTATTTTTGATAGGCCAAGAGAAAATCCTTAGCATTAGCCCTGCATAAGtctaaattttaatttataatgatcttaaaaatgtcttgaaaagtcttaaatttaacttggtgaaacctgcagaaaccttgaATACTGAACTAAAATATACTCAAgacaaagtaaaagtacacattataAAAACTActttgtaaattacaatttctaaggaaaaaactactcaattatagCAATTTGAGCTATAataaatttatttgtaatttgttacttcacaccactAGTCTTTAGATAcacttatgctgagttcagacagCATGATTTTAGCCCCTATTTTGACtcgcaatgtgaaagcccctgtcgccgatccatatGGCAGTGTaaacaaaacgctagcccagatagtcatgcagtgtgaaaacatctgtgacacgactactttgaaaatcatgcagtctgaactcggcattacacaCTCTTACACAAGACTCTTACAGAAGAGTATTTGTTAgactgacccaatcacaaacagTCCTTTTGGTTTCATTCTTCCCCTTGTCTATGTGTTTATACTGCCTCTGCATGTTTGCTCTCTTTTAAACGTTGGAATTTCCCCACtagaatgaaagtgaaagcaaaacTGAGAAAAACAGTCTCAATGTGCGTCAGCCAAACAGACCGAGGACGACAACCGAGAAGAAAGCAATGGAAACAAACACTTACAGGATCATGCGTCTCGACATCCTTTTCTGTTTTCTGGTTTGGGCTGGTGAGAAATAACAGTTTGACCTCATAGTATCAATATTTATTGTAAACCTGAAACTTATCTTGTATAAATGCTGCTTGTGAGTAACAAAGCATGTAGTGTGCTTCACAAAATAAGCTTAATTTAACGATTTATTGTGTTCTGCAATGTACATTTAATGTTATTAAGTCTATATTACTGTATAAATACTTGTCAAAACATGTCAATTCAAGATTTTCTAGCAAACAGAGCAAGTTTACTATTGCTTTGTGGTGGTGTGTCATTAAAATGCATTGTGAAAAGACTATACAAGTAAATTAACATGCACCATAAACATTGCAAAAGTGATTCAAAAACTGTATGCAAATGAATCTCAATGCATCTCTCTCTTGCAGTGCTCAGCTGCTCATGTGTTAGAGATCGAGGTAtgaatgcaaattaaaaaaagaaaagaaacataaaaacaattagaCAAATATAAAGATAGAAACAGGAAGCACATAAAACAGAGATGagttttcacacttttttttccacAGTGAAATTTGGGCCCCTCTGCAGTGGAAACAAAGATAACACGAAAAGAGGATGTGATGTAAACTATGGTTGTGGACATTATGGAGCCAGCCGGTAAATCGTGACTTTTTGTTTATAATGCTTCAATTTGCTGATGACACGTTTAGCAAAACATTCTTATTTTGTATCACAGCTGTTATAACAACACTGAATTAAAcgtaaaataagatattttgcagaatgcTGTCTCTAAACAACTTTTTACAAGGCATAACAAAGTTTAATATAACTGATATCAGATCTACAGTATTTTGATGATCTGCATTATTTTGGTTGTACTTTATgatcagtgttgggtgtaattatttacaaaatcaaaagttactgtaattaaatagcTTTTCCACTCAATAACTGCATTTTAGGTAGTTTAATTACAGTTGGTTATAAATGCCTTTGTTCTATATAAACAAAGTAATTGTGATTAATTATGCTGAATAAATTGTtttaacttaattagtttgtgACAATACAAGGTCAATGTTTTAAtgtcatctctctctctttcactttctggatacaattgaagtcagaactattagcccccctgaattataagctcCCCCACCCCAgtttaacagagatatttttctctacacacttctaaacataatagttttaataactcatttccaataattgatttgttttatctttgtcatgatgacagtaaataatttttgactagatatttatcaagacacttcaatactgCTTCAActgacatttcaaggcttaactaggttaattaggttaactaggcaggttacggtaattaggcaatttattgtataacgatggtttgttctgtagactattgaaaatatatagcttaaaggggctaataattttggccttgaaatggttttacaaaaaaaaaaaaaaaatgtatgtatgtatgtatgcatgtatgtatgtatgtatgcatgtatgcatgtatgtatgtatgtatgtatgtatgtatgtatgtatgcatgtctgtatgtatgcatgtatgcatgtatgtatgtatgtatgtatgtatgtatgtatgtatgcatgcatgcatgtgtacaCACAATTCATTTGCTTCTCCTATTGcacattcatatatttttatggtaaatgtATATAGTATGACGTGAATGTGCTATAAATTTGAAATGTCTGGTCTTTTTGATACACATAATGTTTCaaatttttgtgttattttttgttaaCAAAATTAAAGCTCCTATTTGActcaaatttaaagaattaaaagtttaatttcagttgttttgtCACTGAAATTGGTAATTTTTTTAAGCATTGATTCAACCAATCAAATTACTTATTGAGTAACTAAGTTActtttcagtcaaaatactcagaAAGGTGTTTTAAATACAATTGTAATGATGCAATTAATTAAAGACTTTTTTGAAGAAACATACACTGATTAAGACTGAGGATAAACTTTAAAACATAGTTAagctgatatacagttgaagacagaattattacacccccccccccccccccccccccttaaatttttttccctttttaaatatttcccaaatgatgtttaacagagcaaggacattttcacagtatgtctgataatattttttcttttggagaaattcttattagttttatgttggctagaataaaagcagttattaatttttaaaaaaacatttaaaggtcaaaatgatcagcccctttaagctatatattttgttCGATAGTCAAAATAGtaaaatagtcaaatattatttactgtcatcatagcaaagataacgtaaatcagttattagaacagagttattaaaactattatgtttagaaatgtgttgaaaaaaaattctccgttaaacagaaatttagaaaaaaacaattcaggggtggctaataattcagacttcaactatatatatatatatatatatatatatatatatatatatatatatatatatatatatatatatatatatatatatatatatatatatatttatagtattgGTGTATTTGATTCATGTTATGTGTACCTATGTTACAGTGGGAGCAGGAAACACATGGGTCTGGACATTGTGTGTACTGACGGAGCCTATGTTTATGCTCCATTTGATGTGAGGATAATTGGCAGAGCTAAACCATATGGAAATAACAATGCCATTGATGATGGGATAACCTTAATGGGTGAAGGTTTGTACTGTCATCACATATATAAGTTAGTCAAATGTTTCACAAAGTTCTTTTAGAGTCTTGATTTCTTTCTTCAAGTAATTCTGCTTAAAATAATTCCTcaaatgacatttgaggacttcaTACAAGAAAATCATAATCTTACAATAATGTCATCTGTTTGGCAGGTCTCTGCTTCAAGCTCTTCTACGTACAGCCAGATCTTTTGTCCGGGACcaaatttaaatatgaaaagaTTGGAAGTCTTCTGCCCATGCAGAAAGTTTATCCTGGCATCACTTCACATGTTCATGTTCAAATGTGTGACAAGTCAGATCCAACAGAGTACTTCTGATGGATCCCATGACCAACTTCCACCATCAAACTTCTGTTGCATTCAACTAAACCAAACGTcaactttttttgcattttgtgtcATTTATCAGATTTAATTCTTTAAACTTACAGAGTTTCAAACTCTTTGTACAGCACTTTGCAGCATAACAATAAAGTCATTTAATCTAACTGCAGTCTACGAGAGCACTAAAAACACTGACCACAAACTGTGTGTGACATGTCCATGTCCTGTTTAAATGCATTACCACAGATCCCACTCAATGTTTAACACACATGTGATTCATTGTATCTCTATCAACCACAACTAAGCCAAAATTGAGAGAAACTTTTTGAATTGAAAGAAACTAAAtcttgaggggaaaaaaaatcaattacaaAACGTTTCTGAGTAAAATGAGTAACCAGTTAATTATTATGATTTTGTCAgttaatcatttgaatcagttcaCAAATTGAACTTTAGTTGTGAAATTGAGCAAACGTGAATTAACAATTTATCGATTTAAATCAAGGCTGCTCAACTCGGTtcatggagatctaccttcctgcaaagttcagctgcaaccctgatcaaacacatctgaaccatttaaataggacctgaacagcacttgatgattactgacatgtgtgtttgatatgggttgcaactgaaatctgcaggaaggtagatctcctggaacagggttgagcacccctgatttaaacGATCCAGTCAGAGCAGGTCTGCAGGAAATCATTCACTGAATTTACAAAGAGATTTTAAATAAGTGAAGAATGTCTCCAAATAAAAAGTATGTGCTTTTAAACTTTCTCTTGAAAATTGAAAAGGAATACTTTGGGGGCGATAAGAGAGaagattataattaaaaataatttaaatattaagcttagtcttaatatttacatttaatatttaagcTTAGTACTTAGTCTATTTTAAATTTGTGATCATATAGACTACTAAGTGTCAGTTTATCTGACTTCAAGCTTTCAAATACCACATCATTAAATCCCAGGCTAAATTACAATCGTAAATAAAGAAGTGAATTTGAGTTTTCTCATTCACTCCAGCATCCTGATATGTTGCTAAAAGACATTTACCATTGAATGAAACGTCGATGTTTCTAATATTCTAAAGTACAGTCCTAGTGGTGCTTCATTAGTCTGGTGTAGGTAAATTGATTACTAACTTAACCTATATTACGATCCAAattcgttaaaaaaataaattgtgggTTTGGTGTTTTTAGGA is from Danio rerio strain Tuebingen ecotype United States chromosome 14, GRCz12tu, whole genome shotgun sequence and encodes:
- the lect2.2 gene encoding leukocyte cell-derived chemotaxin-2; the protein is METNTYRIMRLDILFCFLVWAVLSCSCVRDRVKFGPLCSGNKDNTKRGCDVNYGCGHYGASRGSRKHMGLDIVCTDGAYVYAPFDVRIIGRAKPYGNNNAIDDGITLMGEGLCFKLFYVQPDLLSGTKFKYEKIGSLLPMQKVYPGITSHVHVQMCDKSDPTEYF